One Brachyspira suanatina DNA segment encodes these proteins:
- a CDS encoding ferritin — MSIIKEDTIKLLNIQLNKELYSASLYFNMAGWCDKKSLKGCSSFLYGHYKEELEHFEKFRDFINKVGGQAVISEMHAPQSDFNSVEHLFETILKHEEYVTSCINELVGKAMENKDYITSRFLDWFIQEQLEEEELFNDIIEKIKMLGGGNLEGRNLYTFDKAMNTLNTEKHSSGLDINVQ, encoded by the coding sequence ATGTCTATAATAAAAGAGGATACTATTAAATTATTAAATATTCAGTTAAATAAAGAATTATATTCTGCTAGCCTTTATTTTAATATGGCAGGCTGGTGTGACAAAAAAAGCTTGAAAGGATGCAGCAGCTTTTTATACGGACACTATAAAGAAGAATTAGAGCATTTTGAAAAATTTAGAGATTTTATAAATAAAGTAGGTGGACAGGCTGTTATAAGCGAAATGCATGCACCTCAAAGCGATTTTAATTCAGTAGAGCATTTATTTGAAACTATATTAAAACATGAAGAGTATGTAACTTCATGTATAAATGAATTAGTTGGAAAAGCTATGGAGAACAAAGATTATATTACATCTAGGTTCTTAGATTGGTTTATACAAGAACAGCTTGAAGAAGAAGAATTATTTAATGATATTATTGAAAAAATTAAAATGCTTGGCGGCGGTAATTTAGAAGGAAGAAACCTTTATACATTTGATAAGGCTATGAATACTTTAAATACTGAAAAGCATTCAAGCGGACTTGATATAAATGTACAATAA
- a CDS encoding DEAD/DEAH box helicase, translated as MNTRGKSKKKIKENDNPFLNLNANAKENDELAKASIKTIANSVVITESDNKRIDRSKKEDSSEIIDPSRKEWLYYTRSPLMDNYRDNLYREYYSLSVLLSLRGDNNNERTLGLSLKLIDLENKKEYRVGELESFLFSCVIGEKQNIEDDERVIELEDFSKAEAKLIRFLNNLYAEAKQIQENGKLWFKDYNAYQCLSLLKDVPNIRLESRVITFSDEVLNLQLESYYNENKDLVLNLSIKDVDLNRVYTFGENCDFVLYKDIFYETNPSYPRIKKNIFKDNIVVKKDYIKDFCSRVLPNLKKDFDNIELPEDIKENDILAFPAQALVFLDYDGTNVFSTIKFKYGSFTVDPYSGKFTSSNMFDNEVTEIYRDTEKEEYFCRTLSKYLEKVGDYTFATSDDEKIFYLCYKILPALQDRGWTCYYSESFKSLKLNVKPLKMRVSLTKDINFFEINFSFEGVKELHDLSEIVRAVKVENKEYIRLQNGSFVPIDLEVIDYIAKMFKENPIEQKEDNRYLLPMFSAPYFADMLEKHSGIELDLDDNAVDTIANIKRVEYDETPPKDIVGEFRSYQLIGYKWLRKLADMSLNGILADDMGLGKSFQTIATILKEKENGNKLTSLVVAPTSCVANWECEIKKFAPSLEVIVLSGNLKTRMKKIKAVSNYDVAVISYSTLRRDVKALSENEFNYLILDEAQHIKNANTQNAKMVKSLKSLKRLALSGTPIENSISEMWSMFDFLMPGFLGKHKDFVEDYEAPILAGLDSSSEALDNLKTRIAPFILRRLKTDVLTDLPPKHTVVSYCDLTKDQKELYMSILEAARIEIFETVKRKGFAQSHIEIFSALTRLRQVCCHPRLMHDDLRGESHTSGKFHMFIEMIKEAISGGHSVLVFSSFTRMLNLMRSAFKKLGIDYFYLDGATKDRMDLVHRFNAGEAPIFLLSLKAAGTGLTLTQADTVMHYDLWWNPAVEDQATDRAYRIGQKRVVTNYKLITRGTIEEKILELQNKKRLLIDTVVGDSMGDINKLSWDEVKNLIN; from the coding sequence ATGAATACTAGGGGTAAGTCTAAAAAGAAAATTAAGGAAAATGATAATCCTTTTTTAAATTTAAATGCCAATGCTAAAGAAAATGATGAGCTTGCAAAGGCATCTATAAAAACTATAGCCAATAGTGTAGTTATTACAGAAAGCGATAATAAAAGAATAGACAGAAGTAAGAAAGAAGATTCATCAGAAATAATAGACCCTTCAAGAAAAGAATGGCTATATTATACCAGATCTCCTTTAATGGATAATTACAGGGATAATCTTTATAGGGAGTATTATAGTTTATCAGTATTATTATCATTAAGAGGCGACAACAACAATGAAAGAACTTTGGGGCTTTCTTTAAAATTAATAGATTTAGAAAATAAAAAAGAGTATAGAGTAGGCGAGCTTGAAAGTTTCTTATTTTCATGTGTTATCGGAGAGAAACAGAATATAGAAGATGATGAAAGAGTAATAGAGCTTGAAGATTTCAGCAAGGCGGAAGCTAAATTAATAAGATTTTTGAATAATTTATATGCAGAAGCTAAGCAGATACAAGAAAATGGTAAATTATGGTTCAAAGATTATAATGCATATCAATGTTTATCGCTTTTAAAAGATGTTCCTAATATAAGACTTGAAAGCAGAGTAATTACATTCAGCGATGAAGTGTTAAATCTACAGCTAGAAAGCTATTATAATGAAAATAAAGATTTAGTGCTTAATCTTAGTATTAAAGATGTTGATTTAAATAGAGTTTATACATTCGGAGAAAACTGCGATTTTGTACTATATAAAGATATTTTTTATGAGACTAATCCTTCATACCCTAGAATAAAAAAGAATATTTTTAAAGACAATATAGTGGTAAAAAAAGATTATATAAAAGATTTCTGTTCAAGGGTTCTTCCTAATCTTAAAAAAGATTTTGATAATATAGAACTTCCTGAAGATATAAAAGAGAATGATATATTAGCTTTCCCTGCTCAGGCATTGGTATTTTTGGATTATGACGGAACTAATGTATTTTCTACTATAAAGTTTAAATATGGTTCTTTTACTGTTGATCCTTATTCCGGAAAGTTCACAAGCAGCAATATGTTTGATAATGAGGTTACAGAGATTTACAGAGATACTGAAAAAGAAGAATATTTCTGCAGAACTTTATCAAAATATTTGGAGAAGGTAGGAGATTATACATTTGCTACTTCAGATGATGAGAAGATATTCTATTTATGTTATAAAATACTTCCTGCACTTCAGGATAGGGGCTGGACTTGTTATTATAGTGAATCTTTCAAATCATTGAAATTGAATGTTAAGCCTCTTAAAATGAGAGTTTCTTTAACTAAAGATATTAACTTCTTTGAGATTAATTTTTCTTTTGAAGGGGTTAAAGAACTTCATGATTTATCAGAAATAGTAAGAGCCGTAAAGGTTGAAAATAAAGAATATATAAGACTTCAGAATGGTTCATTTGTACCTATAGATTTGGAAGTAATTGATTATATAGCCAAGATGTTCAAAGAAAATCCTATAGAACAGAAAGAAGATAATAGATATTTGCTTCCTATGTTCAGTGCTCCTTATTTCGCTGATATGCTTGAGAAACATAGCGGAATAGAATTGGATTTAGATGATAATGCAGTTGATACTATAGCCAATATAAAGCGTGTTGAGTATGATGAAACTCCTCCTAAAGATATAGTAGGCGAGTTCAGAAGCTATCAGTTAATAGGTTATAAATGGCTTAGAAAATTGGCTGATATGTCATTAAACGGTATACTTGCCGATGATATGGGACTTGGTAAAAGTTTTCAGACTATAGCTACAATATTAAAAGAAAAAGAAAATGGAAATAAACTCACTTCTTTGGTTGTTGCTCCTACTTCATGCGTTGCTAACTGGGAATGCGAGATTAAGAAATTTGCTCCTTCTCTTGAAGTTATAGTTTTATCAGGTAATTTAAAAACTAGAATGAAAAAGATTAAGGCTGTAAGCAATTATGATGTTGCGGTAATATCCTATTCTACATTAAGACGCGATGTAAAAGCATTAAGTGAAAATGAGTTTAACTATCTTATACTTGATGAGGCACAGCATATAAAGAACGCCAATACTCAGAATGCCAAAATGGTAAAGAGTTTGAAATCATTAAAAAGACTTGCTTTAAGCGGTACGCCTATAGAAAACAGCATAAGTGAGATGTGGTCAATGTTTGATTTTCTTATGCCGGGATTTTTGGGCAAGCATAAGGATTTTGTCGAAGATTATGAAGCTCCCATACTTGCAGGTTTGGATAGTTCAAGCGAGGCATTGGATAATTTAAAAACTAGAATAGCACCTTTCATATTAAGAAGATTAAAAACTGATGTACTTACAGATTTGCCTCCTAAACATACAGTTGTAAGCTACTGCGATTTAACTAAAGATCAAAAAGAACTTTATATGTCTATACTTGAAGCGGCTAGAATAGAGATATTTGAAACTGTTAAACGTAAAGGTTTTGCTCAATCACATATAGAAATATTTTCAGCATTAACAAGATTAAGACAGGTTTGCTGCCATCCAAGATTAATGCATGATGATTTGAGAGGTGAGAGTCATACAAGCGGTAAATTCCATATGTTTATAGAGATGATTAAAGAAGCCATTTCAGGTGGACATAGCGTATTGGTATTCAGTTCATTTACTAGAATGCTTAATCTTATGCGTTCAGCCTTCAAGAAACTAGGAATAGATTATTTTTATTTGGACGGAGCCACAAAGGACAGAATGGATTTAGTTCATAGATTCAATGCAGGAGAGGCACCTATATTCTTACTTAGCCTTAAAGCAGCAGGTACAGGACTTACTCTTACTCAGGCGGACACTGTAATGCATTATGATTTATGGTGGAATCCTGCCGTTGAAGATCAGGCCACTGATAGAGCTTACAGAATAGGACAAAAACGCGTTGTAACTAATTATAAGCTAATCACAAGAGGCACTATAGAAGAGAAGATACTAGAACTTCAGAATAAAAAACGTTTATTGATTGATACTGTAGTAGGCGATTCTATGGGCGATATAAATAAATTAAGCTGGGATGAAGTGAAGAATCTTATTAATTAG
- a CDS encoding patatin-like phospholipase family protein, giving the protein MKKIGLVLGGGGGRGAYHIGVWKYLKESGIYDKVSAISGNSVGALNSCLMAMNDYEAAEKVWTKEIETKILTPKKIKDYFKIEKSSIFGIFSREGLIEVIDKYIDLNILSNYHFNIYASCTEYNAPFFIKSKYFKLNGNSNERIKKILLATSALVTVFPTEKIDDKFYLDGCYTDDCPIEPLYLYEDCTDIIVIHLDYKKPVKKKDNVNIYEMYPSKDLGNFFQGVLDFSPKGAEKRIEQGYNDAENYFKNLNIF; this is encoded by the coding sequence ATGAAAAAAATCGGACTTGTATTAGGCGGAGGAGGAGGCAGAGGTGCTTATCATATAGGTGTATGGAAGTATTTAAAAGAATCCGGTATATATGATAAAGTTAGTGCCATTTCCGGAAATTCTGTAGGTGCTTTGAATTCCTGCCTCATGGCTATGAATGATTATGAAGCAGCGGAAAAGGTTTGGACTAAAGAAATAGAAACAAAGATTCTTACTCCAAAAAAAATTAAGGACTATTTCAAAATTGAAAAATCTTCTATATTTGGTATATTTTCAAGAGAAGGCTTAATAGAAGTTATAGATAAATATATTGATCTTAATATTTTGTCAAATTATCATTTTAATATATATGCTTCCTGTACGGAATATAATGCTCCTTTTTTTATAAAATCAAAATATTTCAAATTAAACGGCAATTCTAATGAAAGAATAAAGAAAATACTTTTAGCTACTTCTGCTCTTGTAACCGTATTTCCTACAGAAAAGATTGATGATAAATTCTATCTTGACGGATGCTATACAGATGATTGTCCTATAGAGCCGCTTTATCTTTATGAAGATTGCACTGACATAATAGTAATTCATTTGGATTATAAAAAGCCTGTTAAAAAGAAGGATAATGTCAATATTTATGAAATGTATCCTTCAAAAGATTTAGGAAATTTTTTTCAGGGTGTGCTTGATTTCTCTCCTAAAGGTGCTGAAAAGAGAATAGAACAGGGCTATAATGATGCTGAAAATTATTTTAAAAATTTAAATATATTCTAA
- the fliD gene encoding flagellar filament capping protein FliD yields the protein MATSEAFLDEVYKNAVEAEVNKRSTTLSNLADNARDYQRQISAYEDLKARLDTLATASKELYGFRSPFRNYIGTGEGIPDYFTVTANRLANTTTYDIAIKDIAASQKFSSKAFNMTDTLPAGKIVLKIGEEETTIDFAGGSLVNLQKAIDKAFGKKIKTTITQKSRNLQVLTMDLVKTGSKNIVEVVSDESGILKELNMFTRRPYRHLGHIFNEQLLSKWEDESDNLTTNYMVKNDFIVLKGENKLSLPLHREAEANENITLSITARVSDTLDDEEAPIMPPTVDLSIPDTGLTFNKIDSVIYKDVELYGEGLSPADSSRTFEDIKKYKDALEAERKAKEGVEAEAPEPVDDTGFNSEIIGVKYINKAGDEVEKFFALPTISSSWQRLNIPIGGQFEPGDVITEVVLINKNAGYNVFYKDLLVEDMGKEEDAPNYLVSEATDARASIDGVDVLSESNEFNDVVNGLNITAKKVTPEAFATTIEVDKEGVVNAIANFIRAYNEVIDLLNDTMLRPLARDIRDGLETMNRTDLNDLATTLGVEFNPDMSDDALRKKLYYVGVFSGNTLVSTVSQRVRMIVADAYETEYGEELALLDQIGINRGNAGEDWSKVKKGFLQVDEEKFMNKIETQMDGIEELFSNDTTGDDIPDTGVAYVMSDFITPYSQTRGIVENSIAMTKSRLDDNKRRMDDEKDRIEEYRQQRLASYYQMQAELQQAERERKRLESSLNQNNGGN from the coding sequence ATGGCAACAAGTGAAGCTTTTCTTGATGAAGTATATAAAAATGCAGTAGAAGCAGAGGTAAATAAAAGAAGCACCACGCTTTCTAATTTGGCAGATAATGCTAGAGATTATCAAAGACAAATATCTGCTTATGAAGATTTAAAAGCCAGATTGGATACACTTGCTACAGCCTCAAAAGAACTTTACGGCTTTCGTTCTCCTTTTAGAAATTATATAGGTACAGGAGAAGGTATACCAGATTACTTCACTGTTACAGCCAATAGATTAGCTAATACTACCACTTATGATATAGCCATTAAAGATATAGCGGCTAGTCAGAAATTTTCATCAAAGGCTTTCAATATGACTGATACTCTACCTGCAGGAAAGATAGTTCTTAAGATAGGAGAGGAAGAAACCACTATTGATTTTGCCGGCGGAAGTTTGGTAAATTTGCAAAAAGCTATAGATAAGGCTTTCGGTAAAAAAATAAAAACTACAATAACTCAAAAATCAAGAAATTTACAAGTTCTTACTATGGATTTAGTAAAAACAGGATCTAAAAATATAGTAGAAGTTGTAAGCGATGAATCAGGTATATTGAAAGAACTTAATATGTTTACTAGACGTCCTTACAGGCATTTGGGACATATATTTAATGAACAACTTTTGAGTAAATGGGAAGATGAATCAGATAATTTAACTACTAATTATATGGTTAAAAATGACTTTATAGTACTTAAAGGTGAGAATAAATTATCTCTTCCTTTACATAGAGAAGCAGAGGCTAATGAAAATATTACTTTATCTATAACAGCTAGAGTTTCTGATACTTTAGATGATGAAGAAGCTCCTATTATGCCTCCTACAGTTGATTTGTCTATACCTGATACAGGATTAACTTTTAATAAAATAGACAGTGTAATATATAAAGATGTTGAATTATACGGAGAAGGTTTATCACCTGCAGACAGTTCTAGAACTTTTGAAGATATAAAGAAATATAAAGATGCTTTAGAAGCTGAAAGGAAGGCAAAAGAGGGAGTTGAAGCAGAAGCTCCTGAACCAGTAGATGATACAGGATTTAATTCTGAGATTATAGGTGTAAAATATATAAATAAAGCTGGAGATGAAGTAGAAAAATTCTTTGCTTTACCTACTATAAGTTCTTCATGGCAAAGACTCAATATTCCTATAGGCGGACAATTTGAACCTGGCGATGTTATAACAGAAGTTGTTCTTATAAATAAAAATGCTGGTTATAATGTATTTTATAAGGATTTATTAGTTGAGGATATGGGTAAAGAGGAAGATGCTCCTAACTATTTGGTATCAGAGGCAACAGATGCTAGAGCTTCTATAGACGGAGTTGATGTATTAAGCGAGAGCAATGAATTTAATGATGTAGTTAATGGACTTAATATCACAGCTAAAAAAGTTACTCCTGAAGCATTTGCCACTACTATTGAAGTTGATAAAGAGGGTGTTGTTAATGCTATAGCTAATTTTATAAGGGCTTATAATGAAGTTATAGACCTTCTCAATGATACTATGTTAAGACCTTTAGCTAGAGATATAAGAGACGGACTTGAAACTATGAATAGAACCGACTTGAATGATTTGGCTACCACTTTAGGAGTAGAGTTTAATCCTGATATGTCAGATGATGCTCTTAGAAAGAAACTTTATTATGTAGGAGTATTCAGCGGAAATACTCTTGTAAGTACTGTATCTCAAAGGGTAAGAATGATAGTTGCTGATGCTTATGAAACAGAGTATGGTGAGGAATTGGCTCTTCTTGACCAGATAGGAATAAACAGAGGAAATGCCGGAGAAGATTGGTCTAAAGTAAAAAAAGGTTTCTTACAGGTAGATGAAGAAAAATTTATGAATAAGATAGAAACTCAGATGGATGGTATAGAAGAATTATTCTCTAATGATACTACAGGCGATGATATACCTGATACAGGAGTTGCTTATGTTATGAGCGATTTTATAACTCCTTATTCTCAGACAAGAGGTATCGTTGAAAATAGTATTGCTATGACTAAAAGCCGTTTAGATGATAATAAGAGAAGAATGGACGATGAAAAAGACCGTATAGAAGAATACAGACAGCAGAGACTTGCTTCATATTATCAAATGCAGGCAGAATTGCAGCAGGCTGAAAGAGAAAGAAAGAGACTTGAGTCTTCACTTAATCAGAATAATGGCGGTAATTAA
- a CDS encoding TM2 domain-containing protein gives MEISDKSWVVTLILAIFLPVHRFYVGKIGTGILYLITFGGLGIWYIIDIVMIILDKFTDKEGRKLKK, from the coding sequence ATGGAAATTTCAGACAAGAGCTGGGTTGTTACATTAATTTTAGCAATATTTTTACCAGTACACAGATTCTATGTAGGAAAAATAGGAACAGGCATATTGTATCTTATTACATTTGGCGGATTGGGTATATGGTACATTATTGACATCGTAATGATCATACTGGACAAATTTACTGATAAGGAAGGAAGAAAACTAAAAAAATAA
- a CDS encoding BspA family leucine-rich repeat surface protein: MKYKPKYKFGLLDYIKDENINLSDIDTSDIIDMSYLFEDSKRKNFDGIETWNVSNVTDMKCMFKNAEYFNANLSKWNVYKVIDMSEMFSNTKYFNCDLTSWNIDNLKYFEDIFENADSFKHTKSVLKFYNKCKSRNYKKKLQLMLETLDIKELYKELKNDKVNYKKNKDFIKKLENVYYDDIK, encoded by the coding sequence ATGAAATACAAGCCTAAATATAAATTCGGATTATTGGATTATATTAAAGATGAAAATATAAACCTTTCTGATATAGATACAAGCGATATAATTGATATGTCATATTTATTTGAAGATAGTAAAAGAAAGAATTTTGACGGCATAGAAACTTGGAATGTATCTAATGTAACTGATATGAAATGCATGTTTAAAAATGCTGAATATTTCAATGCTAATTTAAGTAAATGGAATGTGTATAAAGTTATTGATATGAGTGAGATGTTTAGTAATACAAAATATTTTAACTGTGATTTAACTTCTTGGAATATTGATAATCTTAAATACTTTGAAGATATTTTTGAAAATGCTGATTCTTTTAAACATACAAAAAGTGTTTTAAAATTTTATAATAAATGTAAAAGCAGAAATTATAAAAAGAAACTTCAGTTAATGTTAGAAACTCTTGATATAAAAGAGCTTTATAAAGAATTAAAAAATGATAAAGTTAATTACAAGAAAAATAAAGATTTCATAAAAAAGCTGGAAAATGTTTATTATGATGATATTAAATAA
- a CDS encoding HsdM family class I SAM-dependent methyltransferase produces MQEDYTKESFDYLKNTDIEKRKKLGQYFTPKTIRDLLLKELVSISEKKDNVKILDPACGSGEFLLSCNEYFKNHKLYGFDIDESLVAISKKLINNADIKCLDTLKLDTEKSIKYDYVIGNPPYFEFKPDKELKKKHNDIISGRVNIFAIFIKLGLELLEDGGYLAYVVPPSMNNGAFFSKLREYIMNISSVEYLHIVDGSDNFYMANQKVMLLILKKTNSHKNKKYIFSKNDITIFTEDKAFLNKAYKDTISLKEIGYEVKTGSIAWNKYKENLTDDKNNSIPLIYSSNIVDGKILIPNKRKLQYIRNIPKEFIIKNNVIAVNRVTGSHKNINIKSAIVKEKEFVCENHVNVIYPLSSYNKDYSLEYIYNALNDKDNIKVLSLITGNTQVSKTELERLLPIKIIDKV; encoded by the coding sequence ATGCAAGAAGATTACACGAAAGAAAGTTTTGATTATCTTAAAAATACGGATATAGAAAAAAGAAAAAAATTAGGGCAGTACTTCACTCCTAAAACTATAAGAGATTTACTTTTAAAAGAATTAGTATCTATTTCAGAGAAAAAAGATAATGTAAAAATACTTGATCCTGCATGCGGAAGCGGAGAGTTTCTTCTATCTTGTAATGAGTATTTTAAAAATCATAAATTATATGGTTTTGATATTGATGAGAGTTTAGTTGCTATATCAAAAAAACTAATAAATAATGCAGATATAAAATGTTTGGATACTTTGAAGCTTGATACTGAAAAATCTATTAAATATGATTATGTTATAGGCAATCCTCCATATTTTGAGTTTAAACCTGATAAGGAATTAAAGAAAAAACATAATGATATAATAAGCGGAAGAGTTAACATATTTGCTATATTTATAAAATTAGGTTTAGAACTTTTAGAAGACGGAGGATATTTAGCTTATGTAGTGCCTCCTTCTATGAATAACGGTGCTTTTTTCAGTAAATTAAGAGAATATATTATGAACATAAGCAGTGTTGAATATTTGCATATTGTAGACGGCTCTGATAATTTTTATATGGCCAATCAAAAGGTTATGCTATTAATACTTAAAAAAACTAATAGTCATAAAAATAAAAAATATATATTCTCAAAAAATGATATTACAATATTTACAGAGGATAAAGCATTTTTAAATAAAGCGTATAAAGATACTATAAGCTTGAAAGAAATAGGTTATGAGGTAAAAACAGGAAGCATTGCTTGGAATAAGTATAAAGAAAATCTCACTGATGATAAAAATAATTCTATACCTTTAATATATTCATCTAATATAGTTGATGGAAAAATACTTATACCTAATAAAAGAAAACTTCAGTATATAAGAAATATTCCAAAAGAATTTATTATAAAGAATAATGTTATAGCTGTTAATAGGGTAACAGGTTCACACAAAAATATAAATATAAAATCGGCAATAGTAAAAGAAAAAGAGTTCGTATGCGAAAATCATGTGAATGTTATATATCCTTTAAGTAGTTACAATAAAGATTATAGTTTAGAATATATTTATAATGCCTTAAATGATAAAGATAATATAAAGGTGCTTAGTCTTATAACAGGAAACACTCAAGTATCAAAGACAGAATTAGAAAGGCTTCTTCCTATAAAGATTATTGATAAGGTATAA
- a CDS encoding GNAT family N-acetyltransferase: protein MFINIKENINYAEDISMMMTEAFNSCYSIDDVIDLINKSFISLGYIENNILIGYAGLLKMYSNITCELHPLVIRFGYRNIGIGSKLLKEIEREAKSKNVLNIMLGSDDEDFRTNLHQFDFNHTDISYIFNNIKNINNHPYEFYQKNGYKIAGIFPDANGIGKPDIWLWKQLV from the coding sequence ATGTTTATAAATATTAAAGAAAATATTAATTATGCTGAAGATATATCAATGATGATGACAGAAGCATTTAATAGTTGCTATAGCATAGATGATGTAATTGACTTGATTAATAAGTCTTTTATTTCTTTGGGATATATAGAAAATAATATATTGATAGGATATGCAGGACTTTTGAAAATGTATTCAAATATAACATGTGAACTTCACCCTTTAGTAATAAGATTCGGATATAGAAATATCGGTATAGGCTCTAAGTTATTAAAAGAGATTGAAAGAGAGGCTAAATCAAAAAATGTACTTAATATAATGCTTGGTTCAGATGATGAAGATTTTAGAACTAATTTGCATCAATTTGATTTTAATCATACTGATATATCATATATATTCAATAATATAAAAAATATTAATAATCATCCTTATGAATTTTATCAGAAAAATGGATATAAAATTGCAGGCATTTTTCCTGATGCTAATGGTATAGGTAAGCCTGATATTTGGTTGTGGAAACAATTAGTATGA